The following proteins come from a genomic window of Heyndrickxia acidicola:
- a CDS encoding long-chain-fatty-acid--CoA ligase, with protein sequence MYKDDVQYSQYPESIKKEFTVPNITVPDILAQTAANIPDHPALIYYEKKILYKELHSLSIRFASALQNAGVQKGDRAAIMLPNCPQYVIAYYGILNAGAIVTQVNPMLVERELLHILSDSQPETIVVYEDLYPLVKKVQQHTNIKTIVRVSFQPSSQTEDYSFEAFLQSGSHPFQPASIEPEHDIALLQYTGGTTGRSKGAMLTHRNLVANTMQSAEFFKHDIQYGKDRCLTVIPLFHVFGMTSGMNLSIFTGAANILLPRFQVEEVLQTIKKEQPTMFPGVPTMYIAIMNHPNAEEYNIDSIRVCNSGSAPMPVGIMEEFEKKTGAKILEGYGLSEASPVTHCNPAFAERKPGSIGIGVPMTRYKIVDVATGTREMPFGETGELIISGPQIMKGYWNMPDETAHTLKDGWLYTGDLAKMDEEGYVYILDRKKDMIIASGYNIYPRDIEEVLYHHPKIQEAAVIGVPDAYRGETVKAIIVQKANTNLTKEEVKEYCAKNLSAYKVPKIIEFRSELPKTNVGKILRRALREEEKANAVKINPLN encoded by the coding sequence GTGTATAAAGATGATGTACAATACAGTCAGTATCCTGAGTCGATTAAAAAGGAATTTACTGTACCCAATATCACAGTTCCGGACATATTGGCGCAAACAGCTGCAAATATACCCGATCATCCTGCTTTAATCTATTATGAAAAAAAGATTTTGTATAAGGAACTTCACAGCTTATCCATTCGCTTTGCTTCTGCTTTGCAAAACGCTGGAGTGCAGAAGGGTGACCGCGCGGCTATTATGCTGCCGAACTGTCCGCAGTATGTGATTGCTTACTATGGAATACTTAATGCAGGGGCCATTGTGACACAAGTGAATCCTATGCTTGTGGAAAGGGAGCTTCTCCATATTCTAAGTGATTCTCAGCCTGAAACGATCGTCGTATATGAAGATCTTTACCCACTGGTAAAAAAGGTACAGCAGCATACCAATATTAAAACCATTGTAAGAGTGAGTTTCCAGCCTTCATCACAAACAGAGGATTATTCATTCGAAGCTTTTTTACAATCAGGAAGTCATCCGTTTCAGCCTGCTTCCATAGAGCCTGAACACGATATTGCTCTGCTTCAATACACCGGGGGGACGACAGGACGATCAAAGGGTGCCATGCTGACACATAGAAATCTTGTGGCTAATACCATGCAGTCGGCAGAATTTTTCAAGCATGATATCCAGTATGGAAAAGATCGATGTTTAACGGTTATACCGCTTTTTCATGTATTCGGTATGACATCAGGTATGAATCTATCGATTTTTACGGGAGCTGCCAATATATTATTGCCGCGTTTTCAGGTAGAAGAAGTCTTGCAAACGATTAAAAAAGAGCAGCCTACCATGTTTCCTGGTGTTCCCACCATGTATATTGCGATTATGAACCACCCCAATGCGGAGGAATATAACATTGATTCGATTCGAGTCTGCAATAGCGGCAGCGCTCCCATGCCTGTGGGAATCATGGAGGAATTCGAAAAGAAAACTGGGGCGAAAATCCTTGAAGGATATGGATTATCAGAAGCTTCACCGGTGACGCACTGCAACCCTGCATTTGCTGAGAGGAAACCGGGAAGCATCGGAATCGGTGTACCGATGACCAGGTACAAAATAGTGGATGTAGCAACTGGAACAAGAGAAATGCCATTTGGAGAGACAGGCGAGCTGATTATTTCCGGCCCGCAAATCATGAAGGGTTATTGGAATATGCCAGATGAAACAGCTCACACCTTAAAAGATGGCTGGCTGTATACAGGTGATCTGGCAAAAATGGATGAAGAGGGATACGTCTATATATTGGATCGTAAAAAAGACATGATTATTGCCAGCGGATATAATATCTATCCGCGTGATATTGAAGAGGTTTTATATCATCATCCAAAAATTCAAGAAGCCGCAGTGATTGGAGTACCGGATGCTTATCGGGGAGAAACGGTTAAGGCCATTATTGTTCAAAAAGCAAATACTAACCTTACTAAGGAAGAGGTGAAGGAGTATTGCGCTAAGAATCTTTCTGCCTATAAAGTACCCAAAATTATAGAGTTCCGCAGTGAACTGCCTAAAACAAATGTGGGCAAAATCTTGAGAAGGGCTTTAAGGGAAGAGGAAAAAGCAAATGCAGTTAAAATCAATCCTTTAAATTAA